One Symphalangus syndactylus isolate Jambi chromosome 20, NHGRI_mSymSyn1-v2.1_pri, whole genome shotgun sequence DNA segment encodes these proteins:
- the LOC129470215 gene encoding TBC1 domain family member 3G-like, producing MDVEDADSWWVQEREDIIRKYAKGHRAGLPEDKGPVIVGIYGNIDDFGIVQSWPSWESAPQEGPCPPFPVPSPGLSPELGRDSASPFSGLAPRLGRLQALCRSSALPGLPYSETKLPPLTAREAKRIRRETMRNSKWLEMLGKWETYKNSEKLVDRTYKGIPRNIRGQAWSVLLNIQEIKSKNPGKYKLMKEKGKRSSEYIHQIDQDVSRTLQNHVFFWHRYGAKQRELFYILLAYAEYNPEVGYHMNLSCIAALFLLYLPEEDAFWALVQLLASERHSLQGFHSPNGGTVQGLQDHREHVVPTSQPKTMWHLDQDIDAGLCGQHLLLGWILRTLMKISLGLTLRLWDVYLLQGKQALMHMTSIALEVRQKHLKETSSSGLCACFRSRLCCHWARDDDTVLKHLRASVNKRARKQADLPPPAKAEQGSSAPGPVPASRGGKTFCKGDRQAPPGPPARFQRPIWSASPPQAPHSSTPGPGGAVREDTYPVGTRGVPSPALAQGGPQGSWRFLQWNSMPRLPTDLDVGGPWFPHYDFEQSCWVRAISQEDQLATCWQAEHSAERVRLVFAAPSTDSNQDTSFAAREEEQCTPTSGPYYLVNRIVLM from the exons ATGGACGTGGAGGATGCGGATAGTTGGTGGGTGCAGGAGCGAGAGGACATCATCAGAAAATATGCAAAG GGGCACCGAGCTGGGCTGCCAGAGGACAAGGGGCCTGTGATTGTTGGGATCTACGGCAACATCGACGACTTTGGGATCGTTCA GTCCTGGCCCTCCTGGGAGTCAGCCCCACAGGAAGGCCCTTGTCCTCCCTTCCCTGTGCCTTCTCCCGGGCTGAGCCCTGAGCTGGGTAGGGACAGTGCCAGTCCTTTCTCGGGGTTGGCTCCCAGGCTGGGGCGGCTCCAGGCCCTGTGCAGGTCCTCAGCTCTGCCTGGGTTGCCTTACAGTGAGACGAAGCTGCCTCCTCTGACTGCGCGGGAGGCAAAG CGAATTCGGCGGGAGACAATGAGAAACAGCAAGTGGCTGGAGATGCTGGGCAAATGGGAGACGTACAAGAACAGCGAAAAG CTCGTAGATCGCACATACAAGGGGATTCCCAGGAACATCCGGGGCCAGGCATGGTCAGTCCTCCTGAACATTCAGGAAATCAAATCAAAAAACCCCGGCAAATACAAG CTCATGAAGGAGAAGGGCAAGAGGTCATCTGAATACATCCATCAGATCGACCAGGATGTTAGCAGGACTCTCCAGAACCATGTCTTCTTCTGGCATCGGTATGGAGCCAA gcAGCGGGAACTCTTCTACATACTCCTGGCATATGCGGAGTATAACCCG GAGGTGGGCTACCACATGAACCTGAGCTGCATCGCCGCCTTGTTCCTCCTGTATCTGCCTGAGGAGGACGCATTCTGGGCACTGGTGCAGCTGCTGGCCAGTGAGAGGCACTCCCTGCAGG GATTCCACAGCCCAAATGGCGGGACAGTCCAGGGGCTCCAAGACCATCGGGAGCATGTGGTACCCACGTCACAACCCAAGACCATGTGGCATCTG GACCAGGACATAGACGCTGGTCTATGCGGGCAGCATCTCTTGTTAGGCTGGATTCTCCGGACGTTAATGAAG ATCTCTCTCGGGCTGACCCTGCGCCTGTGGGACGTTTACCTGCTACAAGGAAAACAGGCATTGATGCACATGACCAGCATTGCGTTGGAGGTGCGGCAGA AGCACCTCAAGGAGACCTCCAGTTCTGGCCTGTGTGCTTGCTTTCGGAGCCGGTTGTGCTGTCACTGGGCCAGGGATGATGACACGGTGCTCAAGCACCTCAGGGCCTCTGTGAACAAACGAGCGAGGAAGCAAGCGGACCTGCCACCCCCAG CCAAAGCCGAGCAAGGGTCCTCGGCACCCGGGCCTGTGCCGGCTTCACGTGGCGGGAAGACCTTCTGCAAGGGGGACAGGCAGGCCCCTCCAGGCCCACCAGCCCGGTTCCAGCGGCCCATTTGGTCAGCTTCCCCGCCACAGGCACCTCATTCTTCCACACCCGGTCCTGGTGGGGCTGTCCGGGAAGACACCTACCCTGTGGGCACTCGGGGTGTGCCCAGCccggccctggctcagggaggacCTCAGGGTTCCTGGAGATTCCTGCAGTGGAACTCCATGCCCCGTCTCCCGACGGACCTGGATGTAGGGGGCCCTTGGTTCCCCCATTATGATTTCGAACAGAGCTGCTGGGTCCGTGCCATATCCCAGGAGGACCAGCTGGCCACCTGCTGGCAGGCTGAACATTCTGCCGAGAGAGTGAGATTGGTTTTCGC TGCACCCAGCACTGATTCCAACCAGGACACCTCCTTCGCAGCTAGGGAAGAGGAGCAGTGCACTCCCACCTCAGGACCTTATTATTTAGTTAATAGGATTGTACTCATGTga
- the LOC129469607 gene encoding double C2-like domain-containing protein beta isoform X1, translated as MPGLLSPAAGVAPGQAVPGRGGAACMTPRRRRGEKATICIQEHVAIDVCPGPIQQISGYFPHFPRDLPHDAPARPATASAGRRRPSGGSRDHDKDADHLFGAQGSSTGPSPAQPPTKPPEDKPDPEGYERTIARTVQSCSVPSTFTLCATHFQKSLHPAKSKLDPLNNSSPFVLPRPLATAILLPSPWM; from the exons ATGCCGGGCCTACTGAGTCCCGCGGCGGGGGTCGCTCCGGGCCAGGCCGTGCCGGGGCGGGGAGGCGCTGCCTGTATGACCCCCCGCCGTCGGCGCGGGGAAAAGGCGACCATTTGCATCCAGGAGCATGTGGCCATCGACGTGTGCCCCGGCCCCATCCAGCAGATCTCTGGCTACTTCCCGCACTTCCCGCGGGACCTGCCCCATGACGCCCCCGCGCGCCCAGCCACTGCCAGCGCCGGCCGCCGCCGCCCCTCTGGCGGCTCCCGCGACCACGACAAGGATGCGGACCATCTCTTCGGAGCCCAAGGATCCAGCACAGGTCCCAGCCCTGCGCAGCCGCCCACCAAGCCGCCAGAGGACAAGCCGGACCCCGAAGGCTACGAGCGGACGATTGCA CGTACAGTTCAGTCATGCTCAGTACCTTCTACCTTCACACTGTGTGCAACCCATTTCCAGAAGTCTCTTCATCCTGCAAAATCGAAACTGGACCCATTAAACAACAGCTCCCCATTCGTCCTCCCCCGGCCCCTGGCAACCGCCATTCTGCTTCCTTCTCCATGGATGTGA